One candidate division TA06 bacterium DNA window includes the following coding sequences:
- a CDS encoding restriction endonuclease, SacI family, whose product MNNPAEILEQSYKLAQKAKAKSFVAADEFWEKIEFLCRCNTNKAPIRLLMSCLLAKLHDPAVDIRKPYTEIGGKGTFSGRHYDELYIEAFVHKHKLPCNPTTAYLTPAFRNIDRILKPDLEMVGRPKEAYTYTLEIIDAVHKNKERADNVLNEIVRYLIVVKDENEQRMGQLIAGLKQTNDFLPLSSEEIIILIAQHLQCKNASRLPVLIVAAAYITASDKIGELPLPLHAHTAADKQTGSVGDVEITLKNDEAIVTCYEMKDKPVSRNDIVVALQKLAKKKIKIDNYIFITTGPIDKDVADYAKSLYEPTGVEFAILDCIGFMRHYLHFFHRLRNSFLNIYQELVLAEPSSSVTQPLKEAFLALRRTAESDR is encoded by the coding sequence ATGAATAATCCAGCCGAAATATTGGAACAATCTTATAAACTCGCGCAGAAGGCTAAAGCAAAGTCATTCGTTGCTGCAGATGAGTTTTGGGAAAAGATTGAATTTCTCTGCCGTTGCAATACCAACAAAGCGCCAATAAGATTACTGATGTCTTGTTTGTTGGCAAAATTGCATGATCCCGCAGTAGATATAAGGAAGCCCTACACTGAAATCGGCGGCAAAGGCACATTCTCCGGCAGGCATTATGACGAGCTATATATTGAAGCATTCGTTCATAAACATAAATTGCCCTGCAACCCGACGACTGCATATCTTACGCCTGCTTTTCGCAATATCGACAGAATATTGAAACCTGATTTAGAAATGGTCGGCAGACCCAAAGAAGCCTATACCTATACCCTTGAGATAATTGATGCGGTGCATAAAAACAAAGAACGCGCAGATAATGTCTTAAATGAAATAGTACGGTATTTGATTGTTGTAAAAGATGAAAATGAGCAGCGCATGGGCCAGCTCATAGCCGGCTTAAAACAAACCAATGATTTTTTACCCCTGTCTTCCGAAGAAATAATAATACTCATTGCCCAACATTTACAATGTAAAAATGCCAGCAGATTGCCGGTATTAATCGTTGCCGCAGCCTATATCACCGCCAGCGATAAAATCGGGGAATTGCCTTTGCCATTACATGCCCATACTGCCGCCGATAAACAAACTGGCTCTGTTGGCGATGTTGAAATAACGCTCAAAAACGATGAAGCTATCGTCACCTGCTATGAGATGAAAGACAAGCCGGTATCAAGGAATGACATAGTGGTTGCTTTGCAAAAGTTGGCTAAAAAGAAGATAAAAATTGACAACTACATATTTATAACGACCGGGCCCATAGATAAAGATGTTGCCGATTACGCCAAAAGTCTTTATGAACCCACGGGGGTTGAGTTTGCGATATTGGATTGTATTGGCTTTATGAGGCATTATTTGCATTTCTTCCATCGCTTAAGAAATAGCTTTTTAAACATTTATCAGGAACTGGTTTTAGCTGAGCCGTCAAGTTCAGTTACCCAGCCTTTAAAAGAAGCTTTTTTGGCTTTAAGAAGAACAGCAGAATCAGATAGATAA
- a CDS encoding DNA adenine methylase, with amino-acid sequence MLETFVKNKRTSSPLVNFTKPKKLIAFGWYGGKYSHLDWLLPLLPACNHYCEPFAGSGAVLLNREPSPVETYNDIDGEVVNFFKVLREQKDKLIEKISFTPFSREEFANACNLDPDLAALERARRFYIRARQVRTGLAQKASIGRWANCKNTSRAGMSGVVSRWLGGIEQLEFIAERLIRVQIENRPAIEAIKLYDSKDTLFYCDPPYLHETRGDTSSYGYEMDNNMHRALANVLNEAVGMVALSNYDCKLMDELYSSRKWHKIYSDEKTIHSTKDKRQEVLWVNYDINKSHKKHTLFENE; translated from the coding sequence ATGTTAGAAACCTTTGTAAAAAATAAAAGAACATCTTCGCCGCTGGTTAATTTCACAAAGCCAAAGAAACTTATTGCTTTTGGGTGGTATGGCGGGAAATATTCACATCTTGATTGGCTGTTGCCGTTATTGCCTGCCTGCAATCATTACTGCGAGCCGTTTGCAGGCTCCGGGGCGGTGTTGTTGAACCGCGAACCTTCCCCCGTGGAAACTTACAATGACATTGACGGTGAAGTCGTAAACTTTTTCAAGGTGTTAAGGGAACAAAAAGATAAACTAATTGAAAAAATATCTTTCACGCCGTTTTCCCGCGAGGAATTTGCCAATGCCTGTAATTTGGACCCTGACTTGGCTGCCCTGGAAAGGGCCAGAAGGTTTTATATCCGGGCCAGGCAGGTAAGAACAGGGCTGGCCCAGAAAGCGTCAATAGGCAGATGGGCTAATTGTAAAAACACCAGCCGCGCTGGCATGAGCGGTGTGGTAAGCCGATGGTTGGGCGGCATTGAACAGTTGGAATTTATTGCAGAGCGTTTGATCCGCGTTCAGATAGAAAACAGACCAGCGATTGAAGCAATAAAATTATATGACAGTAAAGACACTTTGTTTTATTGCGATCCGCCGTACCTGCACGAGACCAGGGGGGACACCAGTTCCTATGGCTATGAAATGGACAATAATATGCATCGGGCGTTGGCAAATGTTTTAAACGAAGCAGTTGGCATGGTGGCTTTGTCTAATTATGACTGTAAACTTATGGATGAATTATACTCCAGCCGTAAATGGCATAAAATATACAGCGATGAAAAAACAATACATTCAACTAAAGATAAACGTCAAGAAGTTCTTTGGGTCAATTACGATATTAATAAAAGTCATAAAAAACATACGCTTTTTGAAAATGAATAA
- a CDS encoding glycosyltransferase: protein MSIYDILLLAFYCLMMLVLSVYSFHAYLMVYLYRKNRVNRQKVRCEITEWPSVTVQLPIFNEQYVVERLIASAAALDYPKEKLEIQVLDDSTDETRERARELTEQYRNQGINIVHLHRSDRGGFKAGALKAGLAQAQGDFLAIFDADFVPPADFLKNMMPYFSSPKIGLVQARWGHINGQASLLTKGQAIGLDAHFVIEHGARNSSGIFMNFNGTAGIWRKQAIVSAGDWQQDTLTEDMDLSYRAQLAGWEFVYVNEIVCPAEVPEEVHGYKAQQYRWAKGAIQTAKKLLPRIWRDPSLSRLRKWEATIHLTNHIVFPVMLLATLLSFPMLVLKVSQAASRGFFIGATVFTISAFSYPIFYIYAQKEIYPDWRRRIRFLPILMAGAIGLSVINSKAVFSALFNRQSAFARTPKYNLTLGKPQGWSGKKYKAKFSLTVVVELLLVAYTSAALWYAFKHMQLASVPFLLLYWLGFLFVGSLSVAHSFKS from the coding sequence ATGTCCATTTACGATATCCTGTTGCTGGCATTTTACTGTCTGATGATGCTGGTGCTCTCGGTCTATTCCTTCCATGCCTATCTGATGGTGTACCTTTACCGCAAGAACAGGGTCAACCGCCAGAAGGTCCGCTGTGAAATAACCGAATGGCCTTCGGTTACGGTTCAGCTGCCCATATTCAACGAACAGTACGTGGTGGAGCGGCTGATCGCATCCGCGGCCGCCCTGGACTATCCCAAAGAAAAGCTGGAGATCCAGGTGCTGGACGATTCCACCGACGAGACAAGGGAAAGGGCCCGGGAGTTGACCGAGCAGTATCGAAATCAGGGGATCAACATCGTCCATCTGCACCGCAGCGACCGGGGCGGCTTCAAGGCCGGGGCCTTAAAGGCCGGGCTGGCCCAGGCCCAGGGAGACTTCCTGGCCATCTTTGACGCCGACTTCGTGCCCCCGGCCGATTTTCTGAAAAACATGATGCCCTATTTCTCCTCGCCCAAAATAGGCCTGGTCCAGGCCCGCTGGGGCCACATCAACGGCCAGGCCTCGCTTTTGACCAAGGGCCAGGCCATCGGACTGGACGCCCATTTCGTGATCGAGCACGGGGCCCGCAATTCATCCGGCATCTTCATGAACTTCAACGGCACCGCCGGGATCTGGCGGAAACAGGCCATCGTCTCGGCCGGGGACTGGCAGCAGGACACTTTGACCGAGGACATGGACCTTTCCTACCGGGCCCAGCTGGCCGGCTGGGAGTTCGTCTATGTCAACGAAATAGTCTGCCCGGCCGAGGTGCCGGAGGAGGTCCACGGCTACAAAGCCCAGCAATACCGCTGGGCCAAGGGGGCCATCCAGACCGCCAAAAAACTATTGCCCCGCATCTGGCGCGATCCTTCGCTCTCCCGCCTGCGCAAGTGGGAGGCTACGATTCACCTTACCAACCACATCGTCTTCCCGGTGATGCTGCTGGCGACCCTGCTGTCCTTCCCGATGCTGGTGCTCAAGGTTTCCCAGGCGGCTTCCAGGGGCTTTTTCATCGGGGCCACGGTGTTCACCATCAGCGCCTTCAGCTATCCCATCTTTTACATCTACGCTCAGAAGGAGATCTACCCGGACTGGCGCCGCCGCATCCGCTTTCTGCCGATCCTGATGGCCGGGGCCATCGGCCTGTCGGTGATCAACTCCAAGGCGGTATTCAGCGCGTTGTTCAACCGCCAGAGCGCCTTCGCCCGCACCCCCAAGTACAACCTTACTTTGGGCAAGCCCCAGGGCTGGTCGGGAAAGAAATACAAGGCCAAGTTCAGTTTAACGGTGGTGGTGGAATTATTGCTGGTGGCCTACACTTCGGCGGCCCTGTGGTACGCCTTTAAGCACATGCAGCTGGCCTCGGTGCCGTTTTTGCTTTTGTACTGGCTGGGATTTTTGTTCGTGGGAAGTTTGTCGGTGGCGCATAGTTTTAAGAGCTGA
- a CDS encoding gliding-motility protein MglA: MSLINYSSREINCKIVYYGCGLCGKTTNIKHIYTKVAPEAKGKLISLATELDRTLFFDFLPLDLGSIKGFKTRFHLYTVPGQVFYNASRKLILRGVDGVVFVADSQVERLEANVESLANLQDNMTQHGLNIQTVPFIIQYNKRDLPNIASVEEMRGQLNKFNSPEMEAVAHQGYGVFETLKTVAKMVLKNLS, translated from the coding sequence GTGTCGTTAATTAATTATTCATCGCGCGAGATCAACTGCAAGATCGTCTATTACGGGTGCGGCCTGTGCGGCAAGACCACCAACATCAAGCACATCTACACCAAGGTGGCGCCCGAGGCCAAAGGCAAGCTGATCTCTTTGGCCACCGAGCTGGACCGGACTCTGTTCTTTGACTTCCTGCCGCTGGACCTGGGAAGCATCAAGGGGTTCAAGACCAGGTTCCATCTGTATACCGTGCCGGGGCAGGTGTTCTACAACGCCAGCCGCAAGCTGATCCTCAGAGGCGTGGACGGGGTGGTGTTCGTGGCCGATTCCCAGGTGGAAAGACTGGAGGCCAACGTCGAATCCCTGGCCAACCTCCAGGACAACATGACCCAGCACGGGCTGAACATCCAGACCGTTCCCTTCATCATCCAGTACAACAAGCGGGACCTGCCCAACATCGCCTCGGTGGAGGAGATGCGGGGGCAGCTGAACAAGTTCAACTCTCCTGAAATGGAGGCGGTGGCCCACCAGGGCTACGGGGTGTTCGAGACTCTGAAGACGGTGGCCAAGATGGTGCTGAAGAACCTCAGCTGA
- a CDS encoding roadblock/LC7 domain-containing protein, producing the protein MPVENLNVFEDDFWSINELLNQLLKNTNSLAVLLIDKAGQLITTAGDVSQLDTTSFSSLSAADFAATSQLAMLVGEKEFSTLFHQGEKQNIYVASIESRVMLAVIFDQRTTLGLVRVRTKQTVTELIKMFQAIFAKLEESPPPPPLSGSNFGSDFASEAESELDNLFK; encoded by the coding sequence GTGCCGGTGGAAAATTTAAACGTATTTGAGGACGATTTTTGGTCCATTAATGAGCTGCTGAACCAGCTCCTTAAGAATACCAATTCCCTGGCGGTGCTGCTGATCGACAAGGCCGGTCAGCTGATCACCACGGCCGGCGACGTCAGCCAATTGGACACCACTTCGTTCTCCTCGCTCTCGGCCGCCGATTTTGCGGCCACCAGCCAGCTAGCCATGCTGGTAGGGGAGAAGGAATTCTCCACCCTGTTCCATCAGGGAGAGAAACAGAACATCTACGTGGCCTCCATCGAATCCCGGGTGATGCTGGCGGTGATCTTCGACCAGCGCACCACCCTGGGGCTGGTGCGGGTCCGCACCAAGCAGACGGTGACCGAACTGATCAAGATGTTCCAGGCCATCTTCGCCAAACTGGAGGAATCGCCCCCGCCCCCGCCGCTGTCGGGTTCAAATTTCGGCTCAGATTTCGCCTCCGAGGCCGAATCCGAGCTGGATAACCTTTTTAAGTAG
- a CDS encoding pyruvate ferredoxin oxidoreductase (catalyzes the formation of acetyl-CoA from pyruvate and coenzyme A), protein MANLKELAARGDKFTGGHRACAGCGATIVARQALLAAGDKPVVATCATGCLEVVSTIFPHTAWDVPFIHSAFENSAATISGAEAAYQSLKRQGTVKEDIRFIAFGGDGGTYDIGLQALSGAMERGHNMLYICYDNQAYMNTGIQRSSATPKGSTTTTSPNGKKIPGKVQFRKNLTEIMAAHGIPYVAQSVVGNWSDFTKKVEKALAKGGPAFIAVLQPCRLGWGYLPELTAELGRLAVEANFWPLYEVEDGKYKLNYTPKERKPITEWMFQQERFRHLKRPENQAIIEDIQKDIDLRWENLGKKCSL, encoded by the coding sequence ATGGCAAATCTTAAAGAACTGGCGGCCCGGGGCGACAAGTTCACCGGCGGGCACCGGGCCTGCGCCGGGTGCGGAGCCACCATCGTGGCCCGCCAGGCATTGCTGGCCGCCGGCGACAAGCCGGTAGTGGCCACCTGCGCCACCGGCTGTCTGGAAGTGGTTTCCACCATCTTCCCCCATACCGCCTGGGACGTGCCCTTCATCCACAGCGCTTTTGAGAACTCGGCGGCCACCATCTCCGGGGCGGAGGCGGCCTACCAGTCCCTTAAGCGCCAGGGCACGGTCAAGGAGGACATCCGCTTCATCGCCTTCGGCGGCGACGGCGGCACCTATGACATCGGGCTGCAGGCTTTATCAGGCGCCATGGAGCGGGGTCACAACATGCTGTATATCTGCTACGACAACCAGGCCTACATGAACACCGGGATCCAGCGCTCCTCGGCCACCCCCAAGGGCAGCACCACCACCACCAGTCCCAACGGAAAAAAAATTCCTGGCAAGGTCCAGTTCCGTAAGAACCTGACCGAGATCATGGCGGCCCACGGGATTCCCTATGTGGCCCAGAGCGTGGTGGGCAACTGGTCGGATTTCACCAAGAAGGTGGAGAAGGCCCTGGCCAAGGGCGGGCCGGCCTTCATCGCCGTGCTGCAGCCCTGCCGGCTGGGCTGGGGCTATCTGCCGGAACTGACCGCCGAACTGGGGCGGCTGGCGGTGGAGGCCAATTTCTGGCCGCTGTATGAAGTCGAAGACGGGAAATACAAACTCAATTACACCCCCAAGGAAAGAAAGCCCATCACGGAATGGATGTTCCAGCAGGAGCGGTTCCGCCACCTGAAGCGCCCGGAGAACCAGGCCATTATAGAGGATATCCAGAAGGACATTGACCTGCGCTGGGAGAACCTGGGGAAAAAGTGCAGCCTGTAA
- a CDS encoding aspartyl protease family protein, with translation MGITYLKVMVINPEHPRRKKECEFLVDSGAIYSVLPQKVLQSLGIKPTSQQEFILANGEIIIKPVGNAYFEYHDKVRAAPVIFGDERIYLIGATTLEALGMVLDPIGRKLKPLPMVLM, from the coding sequence ATGGGGATAACGTATTTGAAGGTCATGGTTATAAATCCAGAACACCCCCGGCGAAAAAAGGAGTGCGAGTTCCTGGTGGATTCGGGCGCGATTTATTCGGTTTTACCGCAAAAGGTATTGCAATCTCTGGGCATCAAACCGACATCACAGCAGGAATTTATTTTAGCCAACGGCGAGATAATAATAAAGCCTGTAGGCAACGCCTACTTCGAATATCATGACAAGGTGCGGGCGGCCCCGGTCATCTTCGGCGATGAGAGGATATATCTAATCGGAGCCACCACTTTAGAAGCCCTGGGCATGGTGTTAGATCCCATCGGACGCAAGCTGAAACCGCTGCCGATGGTGCTTATGTGA
- the porA gene encoding pyruvate ferredoxin oxidoreductase, translating into MQKTILAKTGNEAMAYAMKQINPDVVAAYPITPATEIVQIFSQYVADGDVKTEFVAVESEHSAMSACIGSAAAGARTMTGTSSQGLALMYEMIYIAAGLRLPIVMADVNRALAAPINIHCDHSDTMGCRDAGWIHIFSENAQEAYDSMIQAVRIAEHQDVRLPVMVTTDGFIISHGMERIDTLPDNEVQGFIGKYDPMMHLLDVKQPFTMGAINLTDYYFEHRRAMVDAQNNALKVIKEVGQEFGKKFDANYGLIEKYQLDDAEVAIVALGSTCGTAKVVIDQLRKQGVKAGLLKVRVFRPFPTEEIVKALENIQTVAVLDRSDSVGGFGGPVFTEIRSALYGSAKKPQIAGVVYGLGGREIDMEQIEGLFLDLKSGKVKADSVNYLGVRE; encoded by the coding sequence ATGCAGAAGACAATACTGGCCAAGACCGGCAACGAGGCCATGGCCTATGCCATGAAGCAGATCAATCCCGACGTGGTGGCCGCCTATCCCATTACCCCGGCCACCGAGATCGTTCAGATATTTTCCCAGTATGTGGCCGATGGCGATGTCAAGACCGAATTCGTGGCGGTGGAGTCCGAGCATTCGGCCATGTCGGCCTGCATCGGATCGGCCGCGGCCGGAGCCCGCACCATGACCGGCACCAGCTCCCAGGGCCTGGCTTTGATGTACGAGATGATTTACATCGCGGCCGGACTGCGCCTGCCCATCGTGATGGCCGACGTCAACCGGGCGCTGGCGGCCCCCATCAACATCCACTGCGACCACTCCGACACCATGGGCTGCCGCGACGCCGGCTGGATACACATCTTCTCCGAGAACGCCCAGGAGGCCTACGACAGCATGATCCAGGCGGTGCGGATCGCCGAGCACCAGGACGTCCGCTTGCCGGTGATGGTCACTACCGACGGCTTCATCATCTCCCACGGCATGGAGCGGATAGACACCCTGCCGGACAATGAGGTGCAGGGCTTCATCGGCAAATACGATCCCATGATGCACCTTTTGGACGTCAAGCAGCCGTTCACCATGGGGGCCATCAACCTGACCGATTATTACTTCGAGCACCGCCGGGCCATGGTGGACGCCCAGAACAACGCCCTGAAGGTCATTAAAGAAGTAGGCCAGGAATTCGGGAAGAAGTTCGACGCCAACTACGGCCTGATCGAGAAATATCAATTGGATGACGCCGAGGTGGCCATCGTGGCTTTGGGCTCCACCTGTGGCACCGCCAAGGTGGTAATAGACCAACTGCGGAAACAGGGGGTCAAGGCCGGACTGCTCAAGGTCCGCGTCTTCCGGCCATTCCCGACCGAAGAGATCGTCAAGGCCCTGGAAAACATCCAGACGGTGGCGGTGCTGGACCGCTCCGACTCGGTGGGCGGTTTCGGTGGCCCGGTGTTTACCGAGATCCGCTCGGCCCTGTACGGCTCGGCCAAAAAGCCCCAGATAGCCGGCGTGGTCTACGGCCTGGGCGGGCGGGAGATAGACATGGAGCAGATCGAAGGTTTGTTCCTGGACCTCAAGTCCGGAAAGGTCAAGGCCGACTCGGTGAACTATCTGGGGGTCAGGGAATAG
- a CDS encoding 2-oxoacid:acceptor oxidoreductase family protein gives MIEIRWHGRGGQGAKTAALLLADAALSAGKYVQAFPEYGPERMGAPVQSFNRIDEKPILMHCPVKSPSVVVVLDPTLMASVNVIAGLGRDGTLIINTGLDAVEIKKSVKFDGRIFTVDASKISEETIGKKIPNTPMLAALVKITGILDFTSMMEDTEKKLAKKFAHRPEVIEGNIQSMKRAAEEVKSA, from the coding sequence ATGATTGAGATCAGATGGCACGGGCGGGGCGGTCAGGGAGCCAAGACCGCGGCTTTGCTACTGGCCGACGCCGCATTGTCGGCCGGCAAGTATGTGCAGGCCTTTCCCGAGTATGGACCGGAACGGATGGGCGCCCCGGTGCAATCGTTCAACCGCATCGACGAAAAACCCATCCTGATGCATTGCCCGGTGAAATCTCCCAGCGTGGTGGTGGTGCTGGATCCTACTTTAATGGCTTCGGTCAATGTCATCGCCGGACTGGGAAGGGATGGCACGTTAATCATCAACACCGGGCTGGATGCGGTGGAGATCAAGAAGTCCGTCAAGTTTGACGGCAGGATATTCACGGTGGACGCATCCAAGATATCCGAGGAGACCATCGGCAAGAAGATCCCCAATACCCCGATGCTGGCGGCCCTGGTGAAGATCACCGGGATTCTGGATTTCACGAGCATGATGGAGGACACCGAGAAGAAGCTGGCCAAGAAATTCGCCCACCGGCCGGAGGTAATCGAGGGGAACATCCAATCCATGAAGCGGGCGGCAGAGGAGGTAAAATCGGCATGA
- the cas2 gene encoding CRISPR-associated endonuclease Cas2: protein MFVLITYDVTTDNNAGQRRLRRVAKACQDYGQRVQYSVFECIVDPAQWTMLKDRLISEIDTGKDSLRFYYLGANWKHRVEHVGAKAGVDQEGPLIV from the coding sequence ATGTTTGTACTAATCACTTATGACGTGACTACAGACAATAATGCCGGACAACGGCGCCTGCGCAGGGTGGCGAAGGCATGTCAGGATTACGGTCAGAGGGTGCAGTATTCTGTGTTTGAATGCATCGTTGACCCTGCTCAGTGGACCATGCTGAAAGACCGTCTGATTTCTGAGATCGATACTGGAAAAGACAGTCTGAGATTTTATTATCTTGGTGCAAACTGGAAGCATCGCGTGGAGCATGTTGGAGCAAAAGCAGGTGTTGACCAGGAGGGGCCGTTGATTGTCTAA
- the cas1c gene encoding type I-C CRISPR-associated endonuclease Cas1 — translation MKKHLNTLFITTQGSYLFKEGETVVVKVEDDIRLRVPIHTLGGIVCFGQVSCSPFLMGFCAESGVAISFMTENGRFLAKVQGPVSGNVLLRREQYRRADDCNASVEIAKAVLTGKIANCRTVLSRVLRDHPEKVDAGEITRAVNKFNSAMRSLQTESDLEVLRGIEGESANTYFGVFDHLITAQKEDFRFYERNRRPPLDNVNCLLSFLYTIVMHDMRSALETVGLDPAVGFLHRDRPGRYGLALDMMEEFRPFLADRLTLSLINLCQVQGKGFERKESGAVMMDDDTRKTVLVTYQTRKQDEIMHPFLKEKVTIGLLFHTQALLMARYLRGDMDAYPPFIWK, via the coding sequence ATGAAAAAACATCTCAACACATTATTTATCACAACACAGGGGTCATATCTTTTCAAAGAAGGTGAAACGGTTGTTGTAAAGGTTGAGGACGACATCCGTCTTCGTGTTCCAATTCATACGCTCGGCGGGATTGTCTGCTTTGGACAAGTATCGTGCAGTCCGTTCCTGATGGGCTTTTGTGCTGAGAGCGGTGTAGCAATAAGCTTCATGACAGAGAACGGCAGATTCCTCGCAAAAGTCCAAGGGCCTGTGTCCGGCAATGTCCTTCTGAGACGTGAGCAGTACCGTCGCGCCGACGATTGCAATGCATCTGTAGAAATTGCCAAAGCAGTACTGACCGGAAAGATCGCCAACTGCCGTACCGTGCTTTCACGTGTGCTGCGTGATCATCCTGAGAAGGTTGACGCCGGAGAAATCACAAGGGCGGTCAATAAATTCAACAGCGCAATGAGAAGTTTGCAGACTGAGTCAGATTTGGAAGTCCTGCGCGGGATAGAAGGCGAGTCGGCTAATACGTATTTCGGCGTATTTGATCATTTGATTACTGCACAGAAAGAGGATTTCAGATTTTATGAACGCAATCGTCGTCCGCCATTGGACAATGTAAATTGCCTGCTGTCTTTTTTGTATACAATAGTAATGCACGATATGCGTTCAGCGCTTGAAACCGTGGGGCTTGACCCTGCGGTTGGTTTTCTTCACAGGGACCGTCCGGGCAGGTACGGGCTTGCCCTGGATATGATGGAAGAATTCAGGCCGTTCCTTGCAGACCGCCTCACTCTTTCATTGATAAATCTTTGTCAGGTGCAGGGAAAGGGATTTGAGAGGAAAGAGTCGGGGGCTGTGATGATGGATGACGATACGAGAAAGACTGTGCTGGTCACATACCAGACCCGTAAGCAGGATGAGATAATGCATCCGTTCCTGAAAGAGAAGGTCACAATTGGATTGCTGTTTCATACGCAGGCGTTGCTTATGGCGCGGTATCTGCGCGGCGATATGGATGCATATCCGCCGTTTATATGGAAGTAA
- a CDS encoding virulence RhuM family protein, with protein sequence MKKKKDKIPIQSELILYQTEDGKTRLEVRLQDETVWLTQKLMAELFQTTPQNITIHLKKIFFFFLLDEEATCKDYLQVQIEGGRQVERQQRFYSLDAIISVGYRIKSHVATQFRIWATQRLREYIIKGFTLDDERLKQAEGGNYFDELLARIRDIRSSEKMFWRKVLDIYATSIDYDPSNDLSQQFFAVIQNKMHWAAHGHTAAEIIYKRADAGKPNMGMTTWTGDKPRKTDTEIAKNYLNEQELDVLNRIVTMYLDFAELQALNRKPMYMRDWIAKLDDFLKLTGRDILSHAGKITHDEALQRAHAEYEQYRTDRLNEPSQVERQFLEAIEKTKRIEKSGKRGPGKK encoded by the coding sequence ATGAAGAAAAAGAAAGATAAAATTCCAATTCAAAGTGAGTTGATTCTCTATCAGACAGAGGACGGCAAAACCAGGCTTGAAGTCCGGCTGCAGGATGAAACGGTATGGCTTACTCAGAAGCTTATGGCTGAGTTATTTCAGACAACACCTCAAAACATTACTATACATCTTAAGAAGATTTTTTTTTTTTTTTTATTGGATGAAGAGGCAACTTGTAAGGATTATCTACAAGTTCAAATTGAGGGCGGCAGACAGGTAGAGAGACAGCAACGGTTTTATAGCTTAGATGCTATTATTTCCGTGGGGTACAGGATCAAGTCTCATGTTGCCACACAGTTCCGCATATGGGCCACCCAACGGCTGCGAGAGTATATTATAAAGGGATTCACGCTGGACGATGAGCGGCTGAAGCAGGCTGAAGGCGGCAATTATTTTGATGAACTGCTCGCCCGCATCCGGGACATACGGTCTTCTGAAAAGATGTTCTGGCGCAAGGTATTGGATATTTATGCTACCAGCATAGACTATGACCCGAGTAATGACCTTTCTCAGCAGTTCTTCGCTGTTATTCAGAACAAGATGCATTGGGCCGCCCATGGCCACACTGCCGCAGAGATTATCTACAAGAGGGCTGATGCCGGCAAACCTAACATGGGTATGACTACGTGGACAGGCGACAAGCCTCGAAAGACTGACACCGAAATCGCCAAGAATTATCTGAACGAGCAAGAGTTGGATGTGTTAAACCGCATCGTCACCATGTATCTCGACTTCGCCGAGCTTCAGGCCCTGAACCGCAAGCCTATGTATATGCGTGATTGGATTGCGAAGCTGGACGATTTTCTAAAGCTGACAGGCAGGGATATTTTGAGCCATGCGGGGAAGATCACACATGATGAGGCGCTGCAAAGGGCACACGCTGAATATGAGCAGTACCGGACAGATCGGCTGAATGAACCTTCGCAAGTGGAGCGTCAATTTCTTGAAGCGATAGAGAAAACAAAGCGGATAGAAAAATCAGGTAAGCGTGGGCCAGGGAAGAAATGA